One segment of Desulfosudis oleivorans Hxd3 DNA contains the following:
- a CDS encoding GmrSD restriction endonuclease domain-containing protein, translating to MKISTILDHIDSGHMALPEFQRGYVWNRDQVRALFDSLYRRHPVGGLLVWATESRSATHRGDGPLAAGVVKLLLDGQQRMTTLYGVARGKPPKFFDGNLQVFTGLRFHLESEIFEFYQPVKMKDDSLWIDVTGLMKNGSAGLGKFIATLSTNPELAPKIGDFAGRLSQLLGILEIELHAEEVTGADKPLDVVVDIFNRVNSGGTKLSKGDLALAKICAEWPAGRDVMRATLKKWADADYNFNLDWLLRSVNTVLTGEAKFLYLHEKSADEIKDALSRATRHIDTCLNLISGRLGLDHDQVFFGRFGVPVMARYLDQRECNKLGSMNEKERDKLLFWFAQAAMWGRFSGSTESFIDKDLEAIADGDGNLDPLLEQLRLWNGGLRVEAGHFTGWSLGARFYPVLYLLTRMGGSRDWGTGLPLKANLLGKMNRLEVHHIFPKARLYKAKALDFRKPEVNALANFCFLTKDSNLKISDRLPEEYFPEIEAAHPGALASQWIPDDPVLWTLDRYRDFLVARQKLLAAELNHQMETLLHGDTQWLSSGVSPKLEPAIVVGGISSENEEAELDKLNAWIESLGLPSGVMSYDYADAQSGRQIAVFDLAWPLGLQEELSQPVAVLLNEEPATIALASQAGFRCFTDGQAFRKYVEREMMAGDAHA from the coding sequence ATGAAAATCTCCACAATTCTCGACCACATCGACAGCGGCCACATGGCACTGCCGGAGTTCCAGCGTGGGTATGTCTGGAATCGCGACCAGGTGCGTGCCTTGTTCGATTCTCTTTACCGTCGTCATCCGGTGGGTGGCTTGCTGGTTTGGGCCACCGAATCCAGGTCCGCGACCCATCGTGGCGACGGGCCACTGGCGGCTGGTGTTGTCAAGCTGCTGCTGGACGGCCAGCAACGGATGACCACCCTGTACGGCGTGGCGAGAGGTAAGCCACCGAAGTTTTTTGACGGCAATTTGCAAGTTTTCACCGGCCTGCGGTTTCATCTGGAATCAGAAATCTTTGAATTCTATCAGCCGGTTAAGATGAAGGATGATTCGCTTTGGATCGATGTGACCGGGTTGATGAAAAACGGCTCCGCCGGATTGGGTAAATTCATTGCCACGCTCAGCACCAATCCTGAGCTGGCTCCCAAAATCGGTGACTTTGCCGGCCGGCTAAGTCAACTGCTGGGGATTCTGGAAATCGAATTGCATGCCGAGGAGGTGACCGGTGCGGACAAGCCGCTGGATGTGGTGGTGGATATTTTCAACCGCGTCAACAGCGGTGGCACCAAGCTTTCCAAAGGGGACCTGGCCCTGGCCAAAATCTGCGCCGAGTGGCCTGCGGGCCGCGATGTGATGCGGGCTACGCTCAAAAAATGGGCTGACGCGGATTATAACTTCAACCTCGACTGGTTGCTGCGTTCGGTTAACACCGTGCTGACCGGCGAGGCGAAGTTCCTTTATCTGCATGAGAAGAGCGCGGATGAGATCAAGGATGCGCTGAGCCGGGCCACCAGGCATATTGATACCTGCCTCAACTTAATCAGTGGCCGGCTCGGGCTGGATCATGACCAGGTGTTCTTCGGCCGGTTCGGCGTGCCGGTGATGGCCCGTTATCTTGACCAGCGCGAGTGCAACAAGCTCGGCTCAATGAATGAGAAGGAACGCGACAAGCTCCTCTTTTGGTTTGCCCAGGCCGCAATGTGGGGGCGTTTTTCCGGTTCAACAGAGTCTTTCATCGACAAGGATCTTGAGGCGATTGCCGACGGTGACGGCAATCTCGATCCGCTTCTTGAACAATTGCGCCTCTGGAACGGGGGGCTGCGGGTCGAGGCCGGGCATTTCACCGGCTGGAGCCTGGGCGCACGTTTTTACCCGGTGCTTTACCTGTTGACCCGTATGGGGGGATCCCGGGACTGGGGCACCGGCCTGCCGCTCAAAGCAAATTTGCTTGGAAAAATGAACCGGCTGGAAGTGCATCACATCTTCCCAAAGGCCAGACTTTACAAAGCCAAAGCCCTCGACTTCCGAAAGCCGGAGGTGAACGCACTGGCCAACTTCTGTTTTTTAACCAAAGACAGCAACCTGAAAATAAGCGACCGGCTGCCGGAGGAGTATTTCCCCGAGATAGAAGCGGCTCACCCCGGTGCGCTGGCCTCGCAATGGATTCCCGATGACCCTGTACTGTGGACGCTGGATCGGTACCGGGACTTTCTGGTGGCTCGTCAAAAACTGTTAGCCGCTGAACTGAATCACCAGATGGAGACGTTGCTTCACGGAGATACACAATGGCTTTCCAGTGGCGTCTCTCCGAAGCTGGAACCTGCCATAGTAGTGGGGGGAATCAGCAGCGAAAATGAAGAGGCCGAACTGGACAAACTTAATGCCTGGATAGAATCACTTGGGCTGCCTTCCGGCGTGATGTCATACGACTATGCCGATGCCCAGTCCGGCCGGCAGATCGCGGTGTTTGATCTGGCCTGGCCCCTGGGACTGCAAGAGGAATTGAGTCAGCCGGTGGCTGTCTTACTTAATGAGGAGCCCGCCACCATCGCCCTGGCCAGTCAGGCCGGTTTTCGTTGTTTTACCGATGGTCAGGCATTCCGCAAATATGTTGAACGTGAAATGATGGCGGGAGATGCCCATGCCTGA
- a CDS encoding DUF262 domain-containing protein — translation MRTGRYSIAELFGNRHIEQLVIPEIQRDYVWKAEQVQGLLDSILKNFNDWKQAKGTPRFKVVPEEPQDIEKHPSLENDFTAFYAQRYHGTNIGFVYAYSDGDLPGQYYLIDGQQRLTTLYLVLLAVASRNDDLKERFRARYCLQSTDANPGAKAIPTKLDYRLREHITDFFHHCVPYLLENPEHAETLQQQSWYRKRLDEDKTVKNLINNFTKIYSHLENELDSDCSDDAFKYLDDLVDCWYFDTNESVQGEELYIYLNARGESTATNENKKAELLKSLSDEKKEDWGKKWEEWQDFFWQKRRKGLEDKHNNPNADRGFNSFLACIKNLEKLKNKGGNECEETSLEVIEKYLSALKWLGDNKGSFKKLYSYSGWVDSWFNEIWSVFNNPAMTDWDANFKDDKKPTERNKMVLIWGSLLSIFSYFERNDWEPVRINIDDIERIFRTIRIFWLRYKNYNRSVASLPAAVKDILFNDSPEFIGSESKEEALKWNLLKNTGDEERRHFEAVIWEIEDHPFNIDGRDLDNQNISHLVDLNEQLTLETLNNVKETFYRLFPKDNKKQEERTIAQILLYYGEFWHHISPWYHKNYDFSDWRRTIRGKGNVEQNVAASTTVFRLFFQDFMKKNKSPNEFLKMKQDEWPESIDPVSETSLRKALIWYSQKLQDNFLKEGMYVVIDRPQYEESDANFPKLSPIWNTSGSFKGRNKKMSEQKENG, via the coding sequence ATGAGGACAGGACGCTACAGCATAGCTGAACTGTTTGGCAATCGCCACATAGAGCAACTGGTGATTCCAGAGATACAACGCGACTATGTATGGAAAGCTGAGCAGGTTCAGGGCTTGCTGGACTCGATCCTAAAAAATTTCAATGATTGGAAACAAGCAAAGGGGACTCCTCGTTTTAAAGTTGTTCCAGAAGAACCTCAGGATATTGAAAAACATCCTTCCCTGGAAAACGACTTCACGGCGTTCTATGCACAGCGGTACCATGGCACTAATATCGGATTTGTCTACGCATACAGCGATGGCGATCTTCCTGGACAATATTATCTGATTGATGGGCAGCAACGTCTAACCACATTATACCTTGTTCTTTTAGCAGTAGCCTCTCGCAACGATGATCTTAAAGAGCGATTTCGAGCACGTTATTGCCTCCAGTCGACTGATGCCAATCCTGGTGCAAAGGCAATTCCAACCAAACTTGATTATCGGTTGCGGGAACATATTACCGATTTTTTCCACCATTGCGTACCTTATCTTTTGGAAAATCCGGAGCATGCCGAAACACTCCAACAACAAAGCTGGTACCGGAAGAGACTGGACGAGGATAAAACCGTCAAAAACCTGATCAATAATTTTACTAAAATCTATTCGCATTTAGAGAACGAACTGGATAGTGATTGTTCAGATGACGCTTTCAAATACCTGGATGATCTTGTGGATTGTTGGTATTTCGATACCAATGAAAGCGTTCAGGGTGAGGAACTTTATATCTATCTCAACGCCCGCGGCGAAAGTACCGCAACGAATGAGAACAAAAAAGCGGAGTTGCTTAAGTCCCTATCTGATGAGAAAAAGGAAGATTGGGGGAAAAAATGGGAAGAATGGCAGGATTTCTTCTGGCAGAAACGTCGAAAGGGACTTGAGGATAAGCATAATAACCCCAATGCCGACCGGGGATTCAACAGCTTTCTGGCATGCATCAAAAATCTTGAGAAGCTGAAGAACAAGGGAGGCAACGAGTGCGAAGAAACATCTCTCGAAGTCATAGAAAAATATTTATCCGCACTTAAATGGTTGGGAGACAATAAAGGCAGTTTCAAGAAATTATACTCTTACTCGGGGTGGGTCGATTCATGGTTTAATGAAATATGGAGCGTTTTTAACAATCCGGCGATGACGGATTGGGACGCTAATTTTAAAGACGATAAAAAACCCACAGAACGCAACAAGATGGTTTTGATATGGGGCAGTCTTCTTTCAATCTTCAGCTATTTTGAAAGAAATGACTGGGAACCCGTGAGAATTAATATTGATGATATTGAACGTATATTTCGAACGATTAGAATTTTTTGGCTTCGATACAAAAACTATAACCGCTCCGTTGCTTCCCTACCGGCGGCTGTAAAAGACATCCTGTTTAATGACTCTCCGGAGTTTATAGGTTCCGAATCCAAGGAGGAAGCATTAAAGTGGAACCTTCTTAAAAATACGGGAGACGAAGAACGCCGTCATTTTGAAGCGGTCATATGGGAAATCGAAGACCATCCTTTTAACATAGACGGCCGCGATCTTGACAACCAGAATATCAGCCATCTCGTCGATTTGAACGAACAGTTGACATTAGAAACACTTAATAATGTCAAAGAAACATTCTACAGGCTTTTCCCAAAAGATAACAAGAAACAAGAAGAGCGCACCATTGCCCAAATATTGCTTTATTACGGTGAATTCTGGCATCACATCAGCCCATGGTATCATAAAAACTACGATTTCAGTGATTGGAGACGAACCATTCGGGGTAAAGGTAATGTTGAGCAAAATGTCGCGGCCAGCACGACGGTATTCCGACTATTTTTCCAAGACTTTATGAAGAAGAATAAGAGCCCAAACGAGTTCTTGAAGATGAAACAGGACGAATGGCCAGAGAGTATTGATCCTGTTTCTGAGACATCCTTGAGAAAAGCCCTGATATGGTATAGCCAAAAATTGCAGGATAACTTCCTTAAGGAAGGGATGTATGTGGTGATAGACCGGCCTCAATACGAAGAGAGCGATGCCAATTTCCCAAAACTTAGTCCGATCTGGAATACATCAGGTTCCTTTAAAGGTAGGAACAAAAAAATGTCGGAGCAGAAGGAAAATGGCTAA
- a CDS encoding DUF262 domain-containing protein, with amino-acid sequence MSEFIYTVEEIFDSSTMKGCLTQHGCSAFRIPSYQRGYKWGSETNQPVERLLSDLIKAWKAGAKEYLLQAITVKKNSSGNKNYFLEVIDGQQRLTTLFILLYVLERQIEPEVFGKTIAADKLLYSIRHEQQSLDDLIKNCVDTTKEKAIPFEELKEKQRVEEETQQDVYYLKCAFFRCVCELDSISVENNGGHDKLNGLKNFVLTKTKLLVNAVEPHIRGEDIFCNLNSNRVFLTETELIKGLLLTRVARESATARPRQYREILEKRIHLGRKWDEISRWANQPNIRSLYFTAFKNSGDDHMHDILELVALQMKNSYEQTSKGSVAENPLFEYFLEQGEQGRWEPIFLLLNNTYATLDEWYECTEDYHLLGYCLVEKNETEQKVLLKDLLGKSTKVEVRKCLLEQRNEIIKSDSEKQILAYGEDNQRIKSILLALSVFRGREIGGRFDFFAYQHEDWSLEHIFPQTPFGKEAKLTHEQEKTAFDVLINNEGNILSEEERKNIEIARASQENAETMMAKVNEILIKVPLLHQLGNLCLLSRKDNTAMGCLMFDDKRKVIRDRIARGSFVPSHTYEVFSKMIVGKDTSLQVWSKSDIESHQKEIVKRVKELIEEKSS; translated from the coding sequence ATGAGCGAATTCATTTACACGGTTGAAGAAATATTCGATTCTTCCACCATGAAAGGCTGTCTTACACAACATGGGTGTAGCGCCTTCAGGATTCCATCATACCAGCGGGGGTATAAGTGGGGGTCTGAAACCAACCAGCCGGTTGAACGCCTGCTGAGCGATTTGATAAAAGCCTGGAAGGCCGGCGCAAAAGAATATCTCCTGCAAGCGATAACTGTGAAAAAAAACTCATCCGGTAATAAAAATTATTTTTTGGAAGTTATTGATGGCCAACAACGCTTGACCACGCTTTTTATCCTTCTCTATGTGCTGGAACGACAGATCGAGCCGGAAGTTTTCGGAAAAACTATTGCGGCAGACAAACTCCTCTATAGTATACGCCACGAACAACAGAGTTTGGATGATCTGATTAAAAATTGTGTTGACACCACAAAAGAGAAGGCCATCCCATTCGAAGAACTTAAAGAAAAACAGAGGGTTGAAGAAGAAACCCAGCAGGATGTTTACTATCTTAAATGTGCATTTTTTCGCTGTGTTTGCGAGTTAGATTCCATTTCAGTGGAAAACAATGGCGGCCATGACAAGCTGAATGGTCTCAAAAATTTTGTACTTACAAAAACAAAACTGCTGGTAAACGCAGTAGAACCTCACATCAGGGGCGAGGATATTTTCTGCAATCTAAATTCCAACAGAGTCTTTCTAACCGAGACCGAACTCATCAAGGGGCTTTTGCTCACAAGGGTCGCACGCGAATCAGCTACGGCTCGTCCACGACAATACCGGGAAATTTTGGAAAAGCGTATTCATCTTGGCCGGAAGTGGGACGAAATTTCTCGATGGGCCAATCAGCCCAATATTCGTTCACTCTATTTCACAGCATTCAAAAACAGCGGAGATGACCACATGCATGACATCCTGGAACTGGTGGCTTTGCAAATGAAGAACTCGTATGAGCAAACCAGTAAAGGCAGCGTGGCCGAGAATCCGCTATTCGAATATTTTCTCGAACAAGGTGAACAAGGTAGATGGGAACCCATATTTTTATTGCTCAACAATACGTATGCGACTCTTGATGAATGGTATGAATGTACTGAGGATTATCATCTACTGGGGTACTGCCTTGTTGAAAAAAACGAAACCGAACAGAAAGTTTTGCTCAAGGATCTTCTTGGGAAATCAACAAAGGTCGAGGTAAGAAAGTGCCTTCTGGAGCAGCGAAATGAGATTATAAAATCTGATTCTGAAAAACAAATTTTGGCATACGGTGAAGACAATCAGCGGATCAAGTCTATTCTGCTGGCCTTGAGCGTGTTTAGAGGACGGGAGATTGGGGGGCGGTTTGATTTCTTTGCCTATCAGCACGAAGACTGGTCTTTGGAACATATATTCCCGCAAACCCCTTTTGGCAAGGAGGCAAAGCTCACACATGAGCAGGAAAAAACGGCTTTTGATGTTCTGATCAATAACGAAGGAAATATTCTTTCAGAGGAAGAGCGCAAAAATATCGAGATTGCACGCGCTTCTCAGGAAAATGCCGAGACAATGATGGCCAAGGTTAATGAAATTCTAATAAAAGTGCCTCTTCTACATCAACTTGGCAATCTCTGCCTGCTTAGCCGCAAAGATAACACAGCAATGGGGTGTCTAATGTTTGATGATAAGCGGAAGGTGATTCGCGACCGGATTGCCCGGGGAAGTTTTGTCCCCAGTCACACATACGAGGTGTTCAGCAAAATGATTGTCGGGAAAGACACCAGTTTACAAGTATGGTCAAAATCGGATATCGAGTCCCATCAAAAAGAGATCGTCAAACGTGTGAAAGAACTGATAGAGGAGAAGAGTTCATGA
- a CDS encoding restriction endonuclease subunit S: MKSKENSQFSTRHSPSVPPGYKQTEVGVIPEDWEVKPLAFVVKYTNGKAHEQSITDSGNFVVVNSKFISTEGIIRKFAQMRFCPAEKGDVLMVMSDVPNGRAIAKCFWVDCEDTYTVNQRICVLNPCGIDGKLLYYKLDRNPFYLTFDDGAKQTNLRKEDVLSCPLSIPNTEAEQRAIAAALSDVDALLDGLDRLIAKKRDLKQAAMQQLLTGQTRLPGFKGEWEIKRLGDVLMVRHGKSQRGISVSDGKYPILASGGEIGRTNTCIYDKPSVLIGRKGTIDSPQYVDSPFWTVDTLFFTEISTEANAKFIFSKFSIIPWRTYNEASGVPSLNAKTIENIEIFLPSPTEQTAIAQVLSDMDAEIAALEQRRNKTRDIKQAMMQELLTGKTRLV; the protein is encoded by the coding sequence ATGAAAAGCAAAGAAAATTCTCAATTCTCAACTCGCCATTCTCCATCGGTTCCGCCGGGATACAAACAGACCGAGGTGGGGGTGATTCCGGAGGATTGGGAAGTTAAGCCTCTCGCTTTTGTTGTGAAATACACAAACGGAAAGGCGCACGAGCAAAGCATCACGGATTCGGGCAATTTTGTGGTTGTAAATTCCAAGTTCATTTCAACTGAAGGTATCATTCGTAAATTTGCTCAAATGCGTTTCTGCCCAGCGGAGAAAGGGGATGTGCTCATGGTGATGAGCGATGTCCCAAACGGAAGAGCCATTGCAAAATGTTTTTGGGTAGATTGCGAAGATACTTACACTGTCAATCAGCGTATTTGTGTCCTGAATCCTTGTGGGATAGATGGCAAACTTCTGTATTACAAACTCGACCGGAATCCGTTCTATTTGACATTTGATGATGGTGCTAAACAGACGAACCTCCGAAAGGAAGACGTCCTTTCTTGCCCTCTGTCAATTCCAAATACCGAAGCCGAACAACGCGCCATCGCTGCCGCCTTGAGCGACGTGGATGCCCTGCTGGATGGCCTCGACCGGCTGATCGCCAAAAAGCGCGACCTCAAACAGGCCGCCATGCAGCAACTCCTCACCGGCCAAACCCGCCTGCCGGGGTTTAAGGGGGAGTGGGAGATTAAACGGTTGGGGGATGTACTTATGGTCCGTCACGGCAAGAGTCAGCGCGGCATCTCTGTGTCTGACGGGAAGTACCCGATTCTTGCATCCGGTGGAGAAATTGGACGAACCAATACCTGCATTTACGACAAGCCCTCTGTTTTGATTGGGCGAAAAGGAACGATTGATTCACCACAGTATGTGGACTCTCCCTTTTGGACGGTGGACACGTTGTTTTTTACGGAAATTTCTACCGAAGCGAACGCCAAGTTCATTTTTTCCAAGTTCTCTATAATCCCTTGGAGAACTTACAACGAGGCTTCGGGTGTGCCCAGCTTAAACGCAAAAACTATCGAAAATATCGAGATTTTTTTACCCTCCCCCACCGAACAAACCGCCATCGCCCAAGTCCTCTCCGACATGGACGCCGAAATCGCCGCCCTGGAACAGCGCCGCAACAAAACCAGAGACATCAAACAGGCCATGATGCAGGAACTTTTAACTGGAAAGACGAGGCTGGTATGA
- a CDS encoding ATP-binding protein, with protein sequence MKESQTIVNPYPSPISYKGEYHYRSGSTKQQLKGAALETFLLRKQGRHWDSVPTPYAKEEDLDANAFKQFRRAAAKSGRMDASVLEDSPRRILENLNLIEGGHLRRAAVLLFHETPERFITGAYVKIGFFRTDADLIYQDEVQGNLFDQARKTLDLLLTKYMKAYIRYEGITRVERFLFPPEALRELILNALVHRDYGSGAPIQIRVYEDQLWIANDAIIPPDFTVEHLLSRHVSKPHNPLIAGAFFRTGDIESWGRGIEKVRTACEENGTDFPSFRFEPTGLMVMFKGRIPVEEATPTETEASGKRRENVGKVSGKILDACRENPSITIPEMAELIGITERSIQRNIQKLKTDGFLCRVGGRKEGHWEVTGENGELKMENGE encoded by the coding sequence ATGAAAGAATCCCAGACCATTGTTAATCCTTATCCCAGCCCGATCAGCTACAAAGGGGAATATCATTATCGCAGCGGCAGCACTAAACAGCAGCTCAAAGGGGCGGCGCTGGAAACCTTTCTGCTGCGCAAGCAGGGCCGGCATTGGGACAGCGTGCCGACGCCCTATGCCAAAGAAGAGGACCTGGATGCCAATGCCTTCAAACAATTCCGACGGGCTGCGGCCAAAAGCGGTCGCATGGATGCGAGCGTCCTGGAAGACAGCCCGCGGCGCATTCTGGAAAACCTGAATCTGATTGAAGGCGGCCATTTGCGCCGGGCGGCGGTTCTGCTGTTTCACGAAACCCCGGAACGTTTTATCACCGGCGCCTATGTGAAAATCGGCTTTTTCCGCACCGACGCCGATCTGATTTATCAGGATGAGGTTCAGGGCAACCTCTTTGATCAGGCCCGCAAAACCCTCGATCTGCTCCTGACCAAATACATGAAAGCTTATATCCGCTACGAGGGCATCACCCGGGTGGAACGATTTCTTTTTCCTCCCGAAGCCCTGCGTGAGCTCATCCTCAACGCGCTGGTGCATCGGGATTACGGCAGCGGCGCGCCCATTCAGATTCGCGTGTACGAGGATCAATTGTGGATTGCCAACGATGCCATCATTCCGCCGGACTTTACCGTCGAGCATCTGCTTTCCCGCCATGTCTCCAAACCCCACAATCCGCTCATTGCCGGCGCCTTTTTTCGCACCGGCGATATCGAGTCCTGGGGACGCGGCATCGAAAAAGTCCGCACTGCCTGCGAGGAAAACGGCACGGATTTCCCCTCCTTTCGGTTTGAGCCGACTGGTCTCATGGTCATGTTCAAAGGCCGGATTCCTGTGGAAGAAGCAACCCCAACTGAAACAGAAGCGTCGGGAAAACGTCGGGAAAACGTCGGGAAAGTGTCGGGAAAGATTCTTGATGCCTGTCGGGAAAATCCATCCATAACCATACCTGAAATGGCAGAACTGATCGGCATTACCGAACGCTCTATCCAGAGGAATATTCAGAAATTGAAGACCGATGGTTTTCTTTGTCGCGTGGGTGGCAGAAAAGAAGGCCACTGGGAGGTGACGGGCGAGAATGGAGAATTGAAAATGGAGAATGGAGAATGA
- a CDS encoding type I restriction-modification system subunit M has protein sequence MALKKSELYSSLWASCDELRGGMDASQYKDYVLFMLFIKYISDKYAASDDYAPPVTIPRGASFQDMVKLKGKSDIGDKINTQIIQPLIDSNSRLARSDFPDFNDPNKLGEGKAMVDRLTNLISIFQKPELDFSKNRADHDDILGDAYEYLMRHFAQESGKSKGQFYTPSEVSRIIAKVIGISPQKAVASTTAYDPTCGSGSLLLKVAAEAGKHITLEGQEKDVTTAGLARMNMILHDFPTANILNGNTLASPKFKDGEKLRTYDFVVANPPFSDKTWSTGLTSENDPYQRFEWGVPPAKQGDYAYLLHIIRSMKSTGKAACILPHGVLFRGNAENVIRKRLVRSGYLKGIIGLPANLFYGTGIPACILVLDKENATARKGIFMIDASRGFIKDGNKNRLREQDIHKIVDTFRKQAETPRYARMVPFDEIADSKNDYNLNLPRYIDGTEPEDIQDIDGHLRGGIPDRDIDALSDYWAILPTVRAALFKPLRPGYAQLAIPHSQLKQAILGHDEFTAFKKTVTKIFDKWQKANTPALKGFDKKGHPRALIEAIAEHLLTAFRGAPLLDAYDVYQHLMDYWAEAMQDDCYLIAADGWVAKPHRVMEEVKAGKKKGEMKDKGWACDLIPKPYIVARYFAKEQAELDALQSELESVTARITELEEEHGGEEGAFADLDKINKGEVNRRLKEIKGNSDYADEEKILKQWAKLEQQQSGLKSKIKEADTALDKLAYEKYPRLSKDEIKTLVVDDKWLTTLAVAVQGELDRVSQTLTSRIRQLAERYATPLPRLVNEVTDLSGRVDAHLKKMGYQP, from the coding sequence GTGGCACTTAAAAAATCGGAGCTTTACAGTTCACTCTGGGCTTCCTGCGATGAGCTTCGCGGCGGCATGGATGCCAGTCAGTATAAAGACTATGTCCTGTTCATGCTGTTTATCAAATACATCTCGGATAAATATGCCGCCTCCGACGATTACGCCCCGCCGGTCACCATCCCCAGGGGCGCAAGCTTTCAGGATATGGTCAAGCTCAAGGGCAAGAGCGATATCGGCGACAAGATCAACACCCAGATCATTCAGCCGTTGATCGACAGCAACTCCCGCCTGGCCCGCAGCGACTTTCCCGACTTCAACGACCCCAACAAGCTCGGCGAAGGCAAGGCCATGGTGGATCGCCTGACCAACCTGATCAGCATCTTCCAGAAACCGGAACTGGATTTTTCCAAAAACCGGGCCGACCATGACGATATTCTCGGCGATGCCTATGAATACCTGATGCGCCACTTTGCCCAGGAGAGCGGCAAAAGCAAGGGCCAATTCTACACGCCTTCGGAAGTCAGCCGGATTATTGCCAAAGTGATCGGTATTTCGCCGCAAAAAGCCGTTGCTTCCACCACGGCCTATGACCCGACCTGCGGCTCGGGGTCGCTGCTGTTGAAAGTGGCGGCCGAGGCGGGCAAACACATTACCCTTGAGGGGCAGGAAAAAGACGTGACCACCGCCGGTCTGGCCCGCATGAACATGATCCTGCACGACTTTCCAACCGCCAACATCCTCAATGGCAACACCCTGGCCTCTCCCAAATTCAAAGACGGCGAAAAGCTGCGCACCTATGACTTTGTGGTCGCCAATCCCCCGTTTTCTGACAAAACCTGGAGCACCGGGCTCACGTCCGAAAACGATCCCTACCAGCGCTTTGAATGGGGGGTGCCGCCGGCCAAGCAGGGCGATTACGCTTACCTGCTGCACATTATCCGCTCGATGAAAAGCACGGGCAAGGCGGCCTGCATTCTGCCGCACGGCGTGCTGTTTCGCGGCAATGCGGAAAACGTCATCCGCAAGCGGCTTGTCCGGTCCGGCTACCTGAAAGGCATCATCGGCCTGCCCGCCAACCTGTTTTACGGCACCGGCATTCCGGCCTGCATCCTGGTGCTGGACAAGGAAAACGCCACGGCCCGCAAAGGCATTTTCATGATCGACGCCTCCAGGGGCTTTATCAAGGACGGCAACAAGAACCGCCTGCGCGAGCAGGACATTCATAAAATTGTCGATACCTTCCGCAAGCAAGCCGAAACGCCCCGCTATGCCCGCATGGTGCCCTTTGACGAGATCGCTGATTCCAAAAACGACTACAATCTCAATCTGCCGCGCTACATCGACGGCACCGAACCCGAAGACATTCAGGACATTGACGGCCATCTGCGCGGGGGCATTCCCGACCGGGATATTGACGCGCTTTCTGATTACTGGGCAATTCTTCCCACTGTTCGCGCCGCGCTTTTTAAGCCCCTGCGTCCCGGCTATGCGCAACTCGCCATTCCCCATTCTCAATTGAAGCAAGCCATTCTGGGTCACGACGAATTTACGGCCTTTAAAAAGACCGTGACAAAAATCTTTGACAAGTGGCAAAAGGCGAACACTCCGGCCCTGAAAGGCTTTGACAAAAAAGGACACCCCAGAGCCCTGATCGAGGCCATTGCCGAACACCTGTTGACCGCCTTCCGCGGCGCCCCGCTGCTTGACGCCTATGATGTCTACCAGCACCTGATGGACTACTGGGCCGAGGCCATGCAGGACGACTGTTACCTGATTGCCGCCGACGGCTGGGTCGCCAAACCCCACCGCGTCATGGAAGAGGTCAAGGCCGGCAAAAAAAAGGGCGAGATGAAAGACAAGGGCTGGGCCTGCGACCTGATTCCCAAGCCCTATATCGTGGCCCGCTATTTTGCCAAGGAACAGGCCGAGCTGGATGCCCTGCAAAGTGAACTGGAATCTGTTACTGCACGGATCACCGAGCTTGAAGAAGAACATGGCGGTGAAGAGGGCGCTTTTGCCGACCTGGACAAGATCAACAAGGGCGAGGTCAACAGGCGCTTAAAAGAGATCAAGGGCAATTCCGACTATGCCGACGAAGAAAAAATTCTAAAACAGTGGGCAAAGCTGGAACAGCAACAGAGCGGCCTCAAGAGCAAGATCAAGGAAGCCGATACCGCGCTCGATAAGTTGGCCTATGAAAAATACCCCCGGCTCAGCAAGGATGAAATCAAGACACTGGTGGTGGATGACAAGTGGCTGACCACCCTGGCCGTGGCCGTTCAGGGCGAACTGGATCGCGTCTCGCAAACCCTCACCTCCCGCATTCGCCAGCTGGCCGAACGTTACGCCACGCCCCTGCCGCGTCTGGTGAACGAAGTGACGGACCTTTCCGGCCGGGTTGATGCGCATCTGAAAAAAATGGGGTATCAGCCATGA